In one window of Azoarcus olearius DNA:
- a CDS encoding zinc ribbon domain-containing protein, whose translation MEHALRPALLPTLPQLVLRGVDARHNMPAVIMLAAAGGLFVLSWAAASVGSGDQFPLFLIGNLIGLALLLTGYSAAGVMLMDQARGRPPRSVGDTLRAGAVCALRHAVLAFFAAVGLALFALCVAMALLLARIPGLGVLFYLLLFPLASLGSAALFGLGGYAFLLLGPALWCGAGVRQAALHVWAVFQHKPKQVLIACTLLTVLTAVLVLAGGAVAAAGTVFVGGLSVPMLGEVDDFSGLFATPAQHLASGVTALSWAGVVGAGLVYAAIGAFVAAVMILGTSHAWLHLTRDLDLEQAGRAFDDPAFDDAGEERGSLLAAPSAAHALVAAGSILAHAAHTAAGLPPPAEGSCHRCGAGPEPGDRFCTACGCLLTRP comes from the coding sequence ATGGAACATGCCCTTCGCCCCGCCCTCTTGCCCACCCTGCCGCAGCTCGTGCTGCGCGGCGTGGATGCGCGCCACAACATGCCGGCGGTGATCATGCTCGCGGCTGCCGGTGGCCTGTTCGTGCTCAGCTGGGCGGCCGCATCGGTCGGCAGCGGCGACCAGTTCCCGCTGTTCCTGATCGGCAATCTGATCGGGCTGGCGCTGCTGCTCACCGGCTATTCCGCCGCCGGCGTGATGCTGATGGACCAGGCACGCGGCCGCCCGCCGCGCAGCGTCGGCGACACCCTGCGCGCCGGCGCGGTGTGCGCGCTGCGTCACGCGGTGCTCGCGTTCTTCGCCGCGGTGGGGCTGGCGCTGTTCGCGCTGTGCGTGGCGATGGCGCTGCTGCTGGCGCGCATCCCCGGGCTGGGGGTGCTGTTCTACCTGCTGCTGTTTCCGCTCGCCTCGCTCGGCTCGGCTGCACTGTTCGGGCTCGGCGGCTACGCCTTCCTGCTGCTCGGCCCGGCGCTATGGTGCGGCGCCGGCGTGCGGCAGGCCGCGCTGCATGTCTGGGCGGTGTTCCAGCACAAACCCAAGCAGGTGCTGATTGCGTGCACGCTGCTCACCGTGCTGACCGCGGTGCTGGTGCTGGCGGGCGGGGCTGTGGCGGCCGCCGGCACCGTATTCGTCGGCGGGCTGAGCGTGCCGATGCTGGGCGAGGTGGACGACTTTTCCGGGCTGTTCGCCACCCCTGCGCAGCACCTGGCGAGCGGCGTCACCGCGCTCAGCTGGGCAGGCGTGGTGGGCGCGGGCCTGGTGTACGCCGCGATCGGCGCCTTCGTCGCCGCGGTGATGATCCTCGGCACCAGTCACGCGTGGCTGCATCTGACCCGCGACCTCGATCTGGAACAGGCCGGCCGCGCGTTCGACGATCCCGCCTTCGACGACGCGGGCGAGGAACGCGGCAGCCTGCTTGCCGCGCCCTCGGCGGCGCACGCGCTGGTCGCCGCCGGCAGCATTCTTGCGCACGCCGCACACACCGCCGCCGGCCTGCCCCCGCCGGCCGAAGGCAGCTGCCACCGCTGTGGCGCCGGACCTGAGCCGGGCGATCGCTTCTGCACCGCCTGCGGCTGCCTGCTGACCCGCCCGTGA
- a CDS encoding energy transducer TonB, which produces MDYSFQPKKTSGRYVGIGIVVGLHVVIGWALASGMARKAVEVIKKPLEAVVIQEVTLPPPPPPPPPPKIVQPPKQVVAPKVQAPPPPPFVPPPEVAVAPSAAPAIEAVHTPPPAPPVIAPPAPPAPPAPVAAKSDIGVACPVQAKPEMPEKAINSGIAGVVRAEAVIRGGVVQEVRILSGPRVFHAAVKTAMQQYRCTAPDGTVASQDFDFKVEG; this is translated from the coding sequence ATGGATTACAGCTTTCAACCCAAGAAAACGTCGGGGCGCTATGTCGGCATCGGCATCGTCGTCGGCCTGCACGTCGTGATCGGCTGGGCGCTGGCTTCGGGCATGGCGCGCAAGGCAGTCGAGGTGATCAAGAAGCCGCTCGAGGCGGTGGTCATTCAGGAGGTCACGCTGCCGCCGCCCCCGCCACCCCCGCCGCCGCCGAAAATCGTGCAGCCGCCCAAGCAAGTGGTGGCGCCCAAGGTGCAGGCGCCGCCGCCGCCACCCTTCGTGCCGCCGCCGGAAGTCGCGGTAGCGCCGAGTGCGGCCCCGGCGATCGAGGCGGTGCATACGCCGCCGCCGGCTCCGCCGGTGATCGCGCCGCCCGCTCCTCCGGCGCCACCCGCGCCGGTGGCCGCCAAGTCCGACATCGGCGTCGCCTGCCCGGTGCAGGCCAAGCCGGAAATGCCGGAAAAGGCGATCAACAGCGGGATTGCGGGTGTGGTGCGCGCGGAGGCGGTGATCCGCGGCGGCGTGGTGCAGGAGGTACGCATCCTCTCCGGGCCGCGGGTGTTCCACGCAGCGGTGAAAACGGCGATGCAGCAGTACCGCTGCACTGCGCCCGACGGCACCGTGGCGAGCCAGGACTTCGACTTCAAGGTCGAGGGCTGA
- a CDS encoding SIR2 family NAD-dependent protein deacylase, protein MTAPPPSTLHAAAQDAAAALAGADALLVTAGAGMGVDSGLPDFRGAEGFWRAYPALRQTGLRFEEIADPVHFERDPALAWGFYGHRLALYRRTVPHAGFGLLRELGRGLTQGVFVFTSNVDGQFQRAGFDADRIVEVHGSIHHLQCIHGCRDAIWPADAFAPDVNEATCRLRNPPPRCPHCGAVARPNILMFGDWGWLEERSAAQQARLADWLDRVQRSLVVEIGAGTAIPTVRRVGERAGATLVRINPQADRDPPPGSIALHCGGLAGIRALHAAAAAAGLVGA, encoded by the coding sequence GTGACCGCCCCGCCGCCCTCCACGTTGCACGCCGCCGCGCAGGACGCCGCCGCGGCGCTGGCGGGCGCCGATGCGCTGCTCGTGACTGCGGGCGCCGGCATGGGCGTGGATTCCGGCCTGCCCGACTTTCGCGGCGCGGAAGGCTTCTGGCGCGCCTACCCGGCGCTGCGCCAGACCGGCCTGCGCTTCGAGGAAATCGCCGATCCGGTCCATTTCGAGCGCGATCCCGCGCTGGCCTGGGGCTTCTACGGCCACCGCCTGGCGCTCTACCGCCGCACCGTGCCGCATGCCGGCTTCGGCCTGCTGCGCGAACTCGGCCGGGGGCTGACGCAGGGCGTCTTCGTATTCACCAGCAATGTCGATGGCCAGTTCCAGCGCGCCGGCTTCGACGCGGACCGCATCGTCGAGGTGCACGGCTCGATCCACCACCTGCAATGCATCCACGGCTGCCGCGACGCGATCTGGCCCGCCGACGCCTTTGCGCCAGACGTGAACGAAGCCACCTGCCGGCTGCGCAACCCGCCCCCGCGCTGTCCGCATTGCGGCGCGGTGGCACGGCCCAACATCCTGATGTTCGGCGACTGGGGCTGGCTGGAAGAGCGCAGCGCCGCGCAGCAGGCACGCCTTGCGGACTGGCTGGATCGCGTGCAGCGGTCGCTGGTCGTGGAGATCGGCGCCGGGACCGCCATCCCCACCGTGCGCCGCGTGGGCGAACGCGCCGGCGCCACGCTGGTGCGGATCAACCCGCAGGCGGACCGCGACCCGCCCCCGGGCAGCATCGCGCTGCACTGCGGCGGCCTGGCCGGCATCCGCGCGTTGCACGCCGCGGCCGCGGCAGCCGGCCTCGTCGGCGCATAA
- a CDS encoding MotA/TolQ/ExbB proton channel family protein has translation MKLRRFFSSLSLAFAIACGAVSAPAVAQSAPATTAGADSAPAVTGTIDAAPTAKPAAAAAAKVENPYGLEALWAGSDAVAKVVLVLMIIMSAGSWYIIIVKLIEQTRMYRQAKAVDGVWKSATIKHGAENLENGSPFRFIAEAGLEATNRHDSLLEHVDLNDWVTLSIHRAIEKVQSRMQNGLAFLATVGSTAPFVGLFGTVWGIYHALTAIGIAGQASIDKVAGPVGEALIMTAIGLAVAVPAVLGYNWLVRRNKGVMDQVRGFGNELHTVILSSAKRA, from the coding sequence ATGAAACTTCGGCGCTTCTTCTCGTCCCTTTCCCTGGCCTTCGCCATCGCCTGCGGCGCCGTCTCCGCCCCGGCCGTCGCGCAGTCCGCTCCCGCCACCACCGCCGGCGCCGACAGCGCGCCCGCCGTGACCGGTACCATCGACGCTGCGCCGACGGCCAAGCCGGCCGCCGCGGCTGCAGCCAAGGTGGAGAACCCCTACGGCCTCGAAGCGCTGTGGGCCGGCAGCGACGCGGTTGCCAAGGTGGTGCTGGTGCTGATGATCATCATGAGCGCGGGCAGCTGGTACATCATCATCGTCAAGCTGATCGAGCAGACCCGCATGTATCGCCAGGCCAAGGCGGTGGACGGCGTGTGGAAGTCGGCCACGATCAAGCACGGCGCCGAGAACCTGGAGAACGGCAGCCCGTTCCGCTTCATCGCCGAAGCCGGCCTGGAAGCCACCAACCGCCACGACAGCCTGCTCGAGCACGTCGACCTCAATGACTGGGTCACGCTCAGCATTCACCGCGCCATCGAGAAGGTGCAGAGCCGCATGCAGAACGGCCTGGCCTTCCTCGCCACGGTCGGTTCCACCGCGCCTTTCGTCGGCCTCTTCGGCACCGTGTGGGGCATCTATCACGCGCTGACCGCGATCGGCATCGCCGGCCAGGCCTCGATCGACAAGGTTGCCGGCCCGGTGGGCGAGGCGCTGATCATGACCGCCATCGGCCTCGCCGTCGCGGTGCCGGCGGTGCTCGGCTACAACTGGCTGGTCCGCCGCAACAAGGGCGTGATGGACCAGGTCCGCGGCTTCGGCAACGAACTGCACACCGTCATCCTGTCGTCGGCCAAGCGCGCCTGA
- a CDS encoding zinc ribbon domain-containing protein, whose amino-acid sequence MDCPACGHPNRTSAHFCSACGQHLDGPVPPALQVCPSCGRSCRGDAHFCPACGFHLAGPLPDMSDIDFSQLDPARPEPGPAAQPFPPMGEPDATVILPPGWTATRPPAPDPAPAPASEARPGADAQAAAGGDEPAAGPTAAPPPPADSAGRRPLALALGFVLVVVAGLAAWWTTTAPHDEPPPPPPVAVDDAAARAERALALAERALAERAQLDTAPAAGSAATPDTAAPTPVAEVDTAAANASTQPVAAVAPAAAPRPVRTLYARGCAACHERGANGAPRTADPEQWQDLLQGSPHDQSQRVLAGHGGAPAGAGLGLTPVESERLVAHVGELVGQARTREAAAERSRAAERSARATTASAERPAAPAAPRQDDWQRSLKSELARCGQLGFFERVACTEKARWTYCNNRWNSVPECAVRNHQSAP is encoded by the coding sequence ATGGATTGCCCCGCCTGCGGACACCCCAATCGCACGTCCGCCCACTTCTGTTCCGCCTGCGGCCAGCACCTGGACGGCCCGGTGCCGCCTGCGCTGCAGGTGTGCCCGTCCTGCGGCCGCAGCTGCCGTGGCGACGCGCACTTCTGCCCGGCCTGCGGTTTCCATCTGGCCGGCCCGCTGCCCGACATGTCGGACATCGACTTCAGCCAGCTCGACCCGGCGCGCCCGGAGCCCGGCCCTGCCGCCCAGCCCTTCCCGCCAATGGGCGAGCCCGATGCCACGGTGATCCTGCCGCCCGGCTGGACCGCCACCCGCCCACCTGCGCCAGACCCCGCGCCGGCGCCCGCGTCGGAAGCGCGCCCCGGCGCGGATGCCCAGGCGGCCGCCGGTGGCGATGAACCCGCCGCCGGTCCCACCGCCGCACCACCGCCGCCGGCGGACAGCGCCGGCCGGCGCCCGCTCGCGCTGGCGCTCGGGTTCGTGCTGGTCGTGGTCGCCGGGCTGGCGGCATGGTGGACCACCACGGCCCCGCACGACGAACCGCCTCCGCCGCCCCCCGTCGCCGTAGACGACGCCGCGGCACGTGCCGAACGCGCCCTTGCGCTGGCCGAACGCGCACTGGCCGAACGCGCCCAGCTCGATACCGCGCCCGCTGCGGGCAGCGCCGCGACGCCTGACACCGCCGCGCCAACCCCCGTCGCGGAGGTGGACACGGCCGCGGCGAACGCCAGCACGCAGCCGGTCGCCGCCGTGGCCCCTGCCGCCGCGCCGCGGCCGGTCCGCACCCTGTATGCGCGCGGCTGTGCTGCCTGCCACGAACGCGGCGCCAACGGCGCCCCCCGCACGGCCGACCCCGAGCAGTGGCAGGACCTGCTGCAGGGAAGCCCGCACGATCAGAGCCAGCGCGTGCTCGCCGGCCACGGCGGCGCGCCGGCCGGCGCCGGCCTGGGGCTGACGCCGGTTGAATCCGAGCGCCTCGTCGCCCATGTGGGCGAGCTAGTCGGGCAGGCCCGCACCCGCGAAGCCGCCGCCGAGCGCAGCCGCGCCGCCGAACGCAGTGCGCGCGCCACCACGGCATCGGCCGAACGCCCCGCGGCTCCAGCCGCGCCGCGGCAGGACGACTGGCAACGCAGCCTGAAGAGCGAACTCGCGCGCTGTGGGCAACTCGGCTTCTTCGAGCGCGTGGCCTGCACCGAGAAAGCCCGCTGGACCTACTGCAACAACCGCTGGAACAGCGTGCCGGAATGCGCGGTCCGCAACCACCAGTCCGCCCCCTGA
- a CDS encoding ExbD/TolR family protein: MGMNVGSAGASSEPEVMVDINTTPLIDVMLVLLIMLIITIPIQLHSVNLDLPVGTPPASDIKPEIVKIDIDDKSTVYWQGVALADMGELETRLREIAARPVAPDLHLRPDKAARYAVVARVLADTKRLGLTKIGVIGSEQFVQ, translated from the coding sequence ATGGGAATGAACGTAGGCAGTGCCGGCGCTTCGAGCGAGCCGGAAGTGATGGTCGACATCAACACCACGCCGCTGATCGACGTGATGCTGGTGTTGCTGATCATGCTGATCATCACCATCCCGATCCAGCTGCATTCGGTGAATCTCGACCTGCCGGTGGGCACGCCGCCGGCGAGCGACATCAAGCCGGAGATCGTCAAGATCGACATCGACGACAAGAGCACGGTGTATTGGCAGGGCGTGGCGCTCGCCGACATGGGCGAGCTGGAGACCAGGCTGCGCGAGATCGCGGCGCGGCCGGTAGCGCCCGACCTCCACCTGCGCCCCGACAAGGCGGCGCGCTATGCGGTGGTGGCGCGGGTGCTGGCCGACACCAAGCGCCTGGGGCTGACCAAGATCGGCGTCATCGGCAGCGAACAGTTCGTGCAGTAG
- a CDS encoding adenosine deaminase → MDPSRLTDLHAYIRALPKAELHLHIEGTLEPELMFALAARNGVALPWDSVEATRAAYAFSDLQSFLDLYYAGAAALIHEQDFHDLALAYFERAHEDGVVHAELFFDPQTHTARGIAFDTVLDGLERACIEAQERWGISSRLILCFLRHLSEEDGFATLEQALPHLARIHGVGLDSSEKGHPPAKFARLFARCRELGLHIVAHAGEEGPPAYIEEALDILQVERIDHGVRAAESPALMERLAREQVPLTVCPLSNVKLCVFERLQDHNLKQLLDAGLKVTINSDDPAYFGGYVGQNYQQTAEALGLSRAELKQLAKNSLEASFVPQAVLDPWLLRLAAVPD, encoded by the coding sequence ATGGATCCTTCCCGTCTCACCGACCTGCACGCCTACATCCGCGCCTTGCCCAAGGCCGAACTCCACCTGCACATCGAAGGCACCCTGGAACCCGAACTGATGTTCGCGCTCGCCGCGCGTAACGGCGTGGCGCTGCCCTGGGACAGCGTCGAGGCCACCCGCGCCGCCTATGCCTTCAGCGACCTGCAGAGTTTTCTCGATCTCTACTACGCAGGCGCCGCCGCGCTGATCCACGAGCAGGATTTCCACGACCTCGCGCTCGCCTATTTCGAGCGCGCCCATGAGGATGGCGTGGTCCATGCCGAACTCTTCTTCGACCCGCAAACCCACACCGCGCGCGGCATCGCCTTCGACACCGTGCTCGACGGCCTAGAACGCGCCTGCATCGAGGCGCAGGAACGCTGGGGCATCAGCTCGCGGCTGATCCTGTGCTTCCTGCGCCACCTGTCGGAAGAGGACGGCTTCGCGACGCTGGAGCAGGCGCTGCCCCACCTCGCCCGCATCCACGGCGTCGGCCTGGATTCGTCGGAAAAGGGCCATCCGCCGGCCAAGTTCGCGCGCCTGTTCGCGCGCTGCCGCGAACTCGGCCTGCACATCGTCGCCCACGCCGGCGAGGAAGGGCCGCCGGCCTACATCGAGGAGGCGCTCGACATCCTGCAGGTGGAGCGCATCGACCACGGCGTGCGCGCCGCGGAAAGCCCCGCGCTGATGGAACGCCTCGCGCGCGAGCAGGTGCCGCTCACGGTGTGCCCGCTGTCCAACGTCAAGCTGTGCGTGTTCGAGCGCCTGCAGGACCACAACCTCAAGCAGCTGCTGGACGCGGGGCTGAAGGTGACGATCAATTCCGACGATCCCGCGTATTTCGGCGGCTACGTCGGGCAGAACTACCAGCAGACCGCGGAGGCGCTGGGTCTCAGCCGCGCCGAACTGAAGCAGCTGGCGAAGAACAGCCTGGAGGCGAGCTTCGTGCCGCAGGCGGTGCTGGACCCGTGGCTGCTGCGGCTGGCGGCGGTGCCGGACTGA
- a CDS encoding DUF4198 domain-containing protein has protein sequence MNLKPMFRSIAAGLALAAAASAAHAHQIWFEQAGNSITFRYGELDENLHEVSPGGLDRFRALEARWVKAQGTAPLAMQKLQDGYAVPARTAAGESLLAIDNNYPMFDTRRDGKLLRTWWVPATRWVGDFSARKAELPLDFVPTGVKRGDAVEFQLVYKGEPLAGEKVKLATPSGWVKYATTDADGKVAFALPWKGNYVLGVYYTDEIEGVRGDEKYQLEGYNTSVSFNLAKGLAPLATAAQTLPGGKH, from the coding sequence ATGAACCTGAAACCGATGTTCCGCAGCATCGCCGCCGGCCTCGCGCTGGCGGCCGCGGCCAGCGCCGCTCACGCCCACCAGATCTGGTTCGAGCAGGCCGGCAACAGCATCACCTTCCGCTACGGCGAACTCGACGAGAACCTGCACGAAGTCTCGCCCGGCGGCCTGGATCGCTTTCGCGCGCTCGAAGCGCGCTGGGTCAAGGCCCAGGGCACCGCGCCGCTGGCGATGCAGAAACTGCAGGACGGCTACGCGGTGCCGGCGCGCACCGCCGCCGGTGAATCGCTGCTCGCCATCGACAACAACTACCCGATGTTCGACACCAGGCGCGACGGCAAGCTGTTGCGCACCTGGTGGGTGCCGGCGACGCGCTGGGTTGGCGACTTCTCGGCGCGCAAGGCCGAGCTGCCGCTGGATTTCGTGCCCACCGGCGTCAAGCGCGGCGACGCGGTGGAGTTCCAGCTGGTGTACAAGGGCGAGCCGCTCGCCGGCGAAAAGGTGAAGCTGGCCACGCCTTCGGGCTGGGTCAAGTACGCCACTACCGACGCCGACGGCAAGGTCGCCTTCGCGCTGCCGTGGAAGGGCAACTACGTGCTCGGCGTGTATTACACCGACGAGATCGAAGGCGTGCGCGGCGACGAGAAGTACCAGCTGGAGGGCTACAACACCTCGGTGTCGTTCAACCTGGCAAAGGGGCTGGCGCCGCTGGCGACGGCAGCGCAGACGCTGCCGGGCGGGAAGCACTGA
- a CDS encoding ExbD/TolR family protein, producing MAMNVGSADEDDGVMSAINTTPLVDVMLVLLIIFLLTIPVATVSVPVELPKETIEARETKPENVILSVDKGGALFWHDVRVANVDALVERLKKVSVQQPQPEVQIRGDLDAAYDGVGRILYACQRAGITKVAFITEPPARGG from the coding sequence ATGGCCATGAACGTAGGCTCGGCGGACGAAGACGATGGCGTCATGTCGGCGATCAACACCACGCCGCTGGTCGACGTGATGCTGGTGCTGCTGATCATCTTCCTGCTCACCATCCCGGTGGCCACCGTCTCGGTGCCGGTCGAGCTGCCCAAGGAAACCATCGAGGCGCGCGAGACCAAGCCCGAGAACGTGATCCTGTCGGTGGACAAGGGCGGCGCGCTGTTCTGGCACGACGTCCGCGTCGCCAACGTCGATGCGCTGGTCGAGCGGCTGAAGAAGGTGTCGGTGCAGCAGCCGCAGCCGGAAGTGCAGATCCGTGGCGACCTCGATGCCGCCTACGACGGCGTCGGCCGCATCCTCTACGCCTGCCAGCGCGCAGGCATCACCAAGGTCGCCTTCATCACCGAGCCGCCGGCTCGCGGTGGCTGA
- a CDS encoding DUF1624 domain-containing protein: protein MSSTASLSSTVGFGPAAAAGIMPLAAVRAPRIVSIDILRGLVMLVMLLDHVRETLYLHLQVTDPMTIATTPAALFFSRFAAHFCAPAFVFLTGLSAWLYANPPAGTPRPVKSFLMKRGFLLLFLEATVITFAWSGDLPPRVIYLQVIWAIGLAMVVLALMSGLPRKLLAAIGFIIVFGHNALAGLSFAPDSPLYLPWTLLLHRGPVIAEGALQIKLTYPVLPWIGVILLGWVAGPLYAHTVGAARRIKLLLALGLACLGLLLVLRGFNIYGENAPWEYGATTVHTVMSFLNFTKYPPSLDFLLTTLGTAFLLLAAFERADNRVGRFLATFGGAPMFYYIGHLLLLLVLYKILLAVFGPNQGTRFGVNPDQFWVVWVSTVALIPVLYFPCRAFARYKRTSKCTWVRYF from the coding sequence ATGTCCTCTACAGCAAGCCTTTCCTCCACCGTCGGCTTCGGTCCGGCCGCCGCCGCGGGCATCATGCCGCTGGCGGCGGTGCGCGCGCCGCGCATCGTCTCGATCGACATCCTGCGTGGCCTCGTGATGCTGGTGATGCTGCTCGACCATGTGCGCGAGACGCTCTACCTGCATCTGCAGGTGACCGACCCGATGACCATCGCCACCACGCCGGCGGCGCTGTTCTTCTCGCGCTTCGCGGCGCACTTCTGCGCGCCGGCCTTCGTCTTCCTCACCGGGCTGTCGGCCTGGCTGTACGCCAACCCGCCAGCGGGTACGCCGCGGCCGGTGAAGAGCTTCCTGATGAAGCGCGGCTTCCTGCTGCTGTTCCTCGAAGCCACGGTGATCACCTTTGCCTGGAGCGGTGACCTGCCGCCCAGGGTGATCTACCTGCAGGTGATCTGGGCGATCGGTCTGGCGATGGTCGTGCTGGCGCTGATGTCCGGGCTGCCGCGCAAGCTGCTGGCCGCGATCGGCTTCATCATCGTGTTCGGCCACAACGCGCTTGCCGGCCTCAGCTTTGCGCCGGACAGCCCGCTCTACCTGCCCTGGACGCTGCTGCTGCACCGCGGCCCGGTGATTGCCGAAGGCGCGTTGCAGATCAAGCTGACTTACCCGGTATTGCCGTGGATCGGCGTGATCCTGCTCGGCTGGGTGGCGGGGCCGCTGTACGCCCACACGGTCGGTGCCGCGCGCCGCATCAAGCTGCTGCTGGCGCTCGGCCTCGCCTGCCTGGGGCTGCTGCTCGTGCTGCGCGGCTTCAACATCTACGGCGAGAACGCGCCGTGGGAATACGGCGCCACCACGGTGCACACGGTGATGTCCTTCCTCAACTTCACCAAGTACCCGCCCTCGCTGGATTTCCTGCTGACCACGCTGGGCACCGCCTTCCTGCTGCTGGCCGCCTTTGAGCGTGCCGACAACCGCGTCGGCCGCTTCCTCGCCACCTTCGGCGGCGCGCCGATGTTCTATTACATCGGCCACCTGCTGTTGCTGCTCGTGCTCTACAAGATCCTGCTCGCGGTGTTCGGACCCAACCAGGGCACCCGTTTCGGCGTGAATCCCGACCAGTTCTGGGTGGTGTGGGTGTCCACCGTGGCGCTGATCCCGGTGCTGTATTTCCCCTGCCGCGCCTTCGCCCGCTACAAGCGCACCAGCAAGTGCACTTGGGTCCGCTACTTCTGA